The Borrelia sp. HM sequence AAATATAGATGATATGGCTATTTTATATTGTTATTCTAATAAATCTCATCCTAATTTAACCCTTGAAGAGATTAACAAATTACGTGATTCTGCTTTAAAGCAAGAAATTAAACCTTATAATGCAGTATCGATTCAGGGAGAATTCTTTAAAAAGTCTTTGAAAAGCAAAGAGATTGTTGATGAAAAAGAATTATCTGAGGGAATTTCATCATTTATGCTGGAAAATGGTGTTGAAGTTTACTTTAAACATAATGAACGTAATAAAAATTTATTAACTTTGAATGCGCATTCTTGGGGTGGTTTGTTAAGTGAAAATCCTGAGCTTGTTCCCGTTTTATCTTTGGCTCCAAGAATAGTCTCTAATTCAGGATATGGAGATTATTCTATGCTTCAAGTTGAAAAATATTTATCAGGTAAGACTATGAATTTAATGCCTTCAGTTGGTGATCAAATGTCAAGCATTAATGGTAGTGTTGATACAAAAGATCTTGAAACTTTTTTTCAGCTTATATACTTTATATTTAATGAGCCAAAAATAGATGATATTGTTTTGCAAAATGCCATTACTGATTTAAAAGCAAGTATTAAGAGTAATGAAAATGATTCTAAACATCTTTTTTATAGTACTATTAGACGATTTTTGAATAATGATGATTATCGTTTTAGGGATATTCAGGAAGCTGATTTGAACAATATATCAAAGGATATTCTTTTAAGTTTTTATAAAAAAAGGTTTACTTATGCTAATAATTTTAAATTTATATTTGTGGGAGATACTGACTTAGAGACAATAAAAAATCTTTCAAAAAAGTATTTGGGTAATTTAAATTCTAAAGAGTTGGATGAGTTTAAAGATATAGATTATTCCTATAAAAAAGGTACACAAAGAATAGTTGTAAAAAAGGGTGAGGATGCAAGTAGTTTAGTGTGCGTTTATTATCCTTTTAATTTTAACTACACACCTTCGGTTGCTTTGAATTATAAGGCTTTATCATTGCTTTTGAGTGATGACCTTATTAAGAATATTAGAAGAAAGCTGTCTAGTGTTTATTCAATAAGCGCATCTTTTGATTATGTAATTAGAAAACATTCTAATTCAGATGGTTTTATTTGTATATCTTTTTCCGTTGAGCCTAAAGTTTTTGATAATGTTTTAAAGGCTGTCAATGAATATATTGTAGAGAGACAAAAAATAGGTTTTAACGAACACGATTTTGATTATGTTAAGAAGAATATCATTAAAAATGATAATATCAACTCTGAATCTAATGGCTATTGGGTTGAAAAGATATTATTTTCAATTTTTTGGAATAATAATTTAGATGTTAAATTTATTGAAAAGAATTTAAGTAAGGATACTATAAATATGTTGTTTAAGAAAATTGATTTTAAACAGAAAACAGAGATTGTGTTAGTTCCTGAAAAGAAGGGTAATTAGTTTAAAGTTTTATAATTAAATGTTATTTGAATCTTTTATTATTTTGTCTTTAAAAAGGACTAATAGCTCTCCAGATATTAGTCCTTTTTTTTCCCATAATAATTTTTCTAATTTTTTACCCCATTTATCGTATCTATTTAGTCCGAGTTTGGGAAAATAGTTAGTGTTAATTAAATAGTTTGCAATATCTTCTTTTGGAACTTGGCTTATATAAGCATAAAATTCATTTATTACTAGATATTGATAATTAGTATCATAATCTTTACTGTCTAAAAATTGAATCCAAACTTGTTTATCTTCTTGTGAAACATTGTTATTCCAGAAATTATAGATTGCTTTATTAAAATCATTGTCTATAAAGTAATACATGTGTAATATTTCATGCATAAATATTGTTATTTGATCTATGCTTAGTATAGTTTCATCTTCTGGATAAGCTGCAAATGCAACGTTTATGGATTTATCTTTTATTTTTAGTATATTGTTTTCCATATATGCTAACTTATTCAGTATAATTAAATTTTTTAAAATTATTTCTTCTTGGTTAAGTTTGATATTTGACTTTTGTGCTGTGTTGAAAAATATAATTATGTCTTGAAGTCGGTAATCGTGACCTCTCCATCCTATTTTATTTTCTAGTTCGTTGTTGGAGAGTAAGATTCCTCTAAATTCTTTTTTTTCTGTGAAAAATGCTATTCTTTTTAACATTAAAGACTGGTATTTGAGATTCTTAAATTTTAGTATATATATGTTAGGTTCAGATATTAGATTAAAAAGTTCAAACGTATTTCTTCTATAATTTGATTTTTTATAATTTAATATGAATTTGAGATCAGAATTGATTGGTTTGTTTATGTCATAATAAGTGTTCATATTAATATATCCAATTGTTACTATTTGTATCATATTATTATTTCTCGTGAATTTTATTTCATCATTTTCATTTTCTAGTGATGTGTACTTGATGACATTAGATAATACTATTTTTTGTGATTCTTTTTCAGAATCTAAACTTGTAATCATGGGACTTGATATTACTTCTTTTGCTTTAAAGCCTAAGATAGGAAACATATTTTTAGCAAGATTAAATTTAATAGAATATTCATTTTGATCAATAAGTATTTTTAATTTTTGCGACCTTGCTTTTGCTGTTGTTTGAGCATTTGAGTTTTTTATTTTAGCATTAC is a genomic window containing:
- a CDS encoding insulinase family protein, producing MKYKYIDINILKSTFLILVFIFLSCSSTKLKRNKNLVSGQLENGLKYYIYANKVPAKAVYMGILFNVGSLNEEESERGLAHYLEHMAFKGTKDYPGGEGIFKTLKKFGMEFGADINAYTSFDRTYYKLNLSDGNNNTEIDEALNLLRNWAFQIEFDEVEIEKERNVIIEEKKIGDNYLGRITEKVLGFIFGNSRYTVRLPIGLEERILSFKSEDFKRFYKKWYRPDVTSVIIVGDIESDKIEKKVIEQFSSLEKPKIKLEDIKINLDTAISEKFISIEDFEVPFPSMNFVIKKNAKNSVGTVDDVKKSIERILLNSLFRNRFYDLKTAGTNHFISLDRNDSKLKSDDHYISIEQISLEINPDHFSEGIKEFFYELERIKKFGFTQGEIDEVKSKLISNYKLSKDNIKNQSSSSIENSLVDIAFQNSTMFDMSEYVDIAIDYLNKISVRSISDLAKSEANIDDMAILYCYSNKSHPNLTLEEINKLRDSALKQEIKPYNAVSIQGEFFKKSLKSKEIVDEKELSEGISSFMLENGVEVYFKHNERNKNLLTLNAHSWGGLLSENPELVPVLSLAPRIVSNSGYGDYSMLQVEKYLSGKTMNLMPSVGDQMSSINGSVDTKDLETFFQLIYFIFNEPKIDDIVLQNAITDLKASIKSNENDSKHLFYSTIRRFLNNDDYRFRDIQEADLNNISKDILLSFYKKRFTYANNFKFIFVGDTDLETIKNLSKKYLGNLNSKELDEFKDIDYSYKKGTQRIVVKKGEDASSLVCVYYPFNFNYTPSVALNYKALSLLLSDDLIKNIRRKLSSVYSISASFDYVIRKHSNSDGFICISFSVEPKVFDNVLKAVNEYIVERQKIGFNEHDFDYVKKNIIKNDNINSESNGYWVEKILFSIFWNNNLDVKFIEKNLSKDTINMLFKKIDFKQKTEIVLVPEKKGN